The Flavobacteriales bacterium genome window below encodes:
- a CDS encoding type III pantothenate kinase produces the protein MNLVLDFGNTRCKMGIFEEDKLLSNDSFIGLNVTKLESILVDNKNITDVMISSVSEVDEEVLSLLKNNFNCVEFSDETLIPIINNYLSKESLGVDRLANAVAAAHLYPDSDVLVIDAGTALTFDFISKDDGFLGGGISPGLQMRFKALHTFTDKLPLLEPNLDVELIGSNTEEGIKSGVQIGMLAEIEGIIERYRTNYPELLIIGTGGDLDFFNNKLKSHIFADSFLSLKGLNTVLNYNA, from the coding sequence TCTAATGACTCTTTTATTGGCTTGAATGTAACTAAGTTAGAAAGTATTCTTGTAGATAATAAGAATATCACAGACGTAATGATTTCTTCGGTGTCCGAAGTTGACGAAGAGGTATTGTCTCTTTTGAAAAATAATTTTAACTGTGTGGAGTTTTCTGATGAAACTCTTATTCCGATAATTAACAATTACCTCTCGAAAGAATCTTTGGGAGTAGATCGGCTAGCAAATGCAGTTGCTGCCGCACATCTTTATCCCGATTCCGACGTGCTGGTAATTGATGCAGGAACTGCTCTTACTTTTGATTTCATTAGTAAAGATGATGGTTTTCTAGGTGGAGGAATTAGTCCTGGGCTTCAAATGAGATTTAAGGCACTTCATACTTTTACTGATAAGTTGCCGTTACTTGAACCGAATTTGGATGTAGAATTAATAGGTTCTAACACAGAAGAGGGAATTAAATCGGGTGTACAAATTGGAATGTTGGCAGAAATTGAAGGGATAATCGAGAGATATAGAACGAATTATCCGGAATTGTTGATTATTGGTACGGGTGGAGACCTAGATTTCTTTAATAACAAGTTAAAAAGTCACATATTTGCGGATTCTTTTTTATCACTGAAAGGATTAAACACTGTATTAAACTATAATGCTTAG